In a single window of the Terrirubrum flagellatum genome:
- a CDS encoding sugar ABC transporter permease: MFLQKRARFAYYLILPSLLIITLLDLVPIIESVVVSLQSQNMGRANPDAFVGLAHYARALFDEPTFWSSLWKTLIWTAFSVIGAYLVALGLALLLHMDIWGRGFFRALFLVPWVIPDVATALLWKWLYGDEFGVINFLLTKIGVINRPVLWLSDPLMAMPAVVLVQVWKLYPVMFVVLLAALQNVPKELSESAVIDGANIWQRFRFVTFPFIKATSIIVTLLASIWTFQAFDIVYLLTGGGPAGATKILPTLVYDKAFWGLEIGYASAIALLMLIALLIISVAYLLLYRAQSDVIEEARA; the protein is encoded by the coding sequence ATGTTCCTGCAGAAGCGGGCCCGCTTCGCCTATTACCTTATTCTGCCGTCGCTGCTCATCATCACGCTGCTTGATCTCGTTCCCATCATCGAAAGCGTCGTTGTGAGTCTCCAGAGTCAGAATATGGGCCGCGCGAATCCCGACGCGTTCGTCGGCCTCGCGCACTACGCTCGCGCGCTGTTCGACGAGCCCACCTTCTGGAGCAGCCTCTGGAAAACGCTGATCTGGACGGCGTTTTCTGTCATCGGCGCATATCTCGTGGCGCTCGGCCTTGCTCTGCTTCTCCATATGGACATCTGGGGCCGCGGCTTTTTCCGCGCGCTTTTTCTCGTGCCTTGGGTGATTCCCGATGTCGCGACCGCGCTCCTGTGGAAATGGCTCTATGGCGACGAATTCGGCGTCATCAATTTCCTGCTCACCAAGATCGGCGTCATCAACCGCCCCGTGCTGTGGTTATCTGATCCTCTCATGGCGATGCCGGCGGTCGTGCTTGTGCAGGTCTGGAAGCTCTATCCCGTGATGTTCGTTGTGCTGCTGGCGGCCTTGCAGAACGTGCCGAAGGAATTGTCCGAGTCTGCCGTCATCGATGGCGCCAACATCTGGCAACGCTTCCGTTTCGTGACATTTCCCTTCATCAAGGCGACCAGCATCATCGTCACTTTGCTCGCCTCGATCTGGACATTCCAGGCTTTCGACATCGTCTATCTCCTGACCGGCGGCGGGCCGGCCGGCGCGACAAAAATCCTGCCCACGCTCGTCTATGACAAAGCGTTCTGGGGGCTGGAGATCGGATACGCCTCCGCGATCGCGCTCCTGATGCTGATTGCGCTACTCATCATCAGCGTCGCCTATCTCCTGCTCTATCGCGCGCAGAGCGACGTGATCGAAGAGGCTCGCGCATGA
- a CDS encoding carbohydrate ABC transporter permease → MKIASLDRYRLSFTLLVVYCLLAAAAIVILFPIFWMASSSLKPAPELFARNLTMLPIAWTLENYLNVWQGTDFPKYFWNSFKVASISTAMTVFVSVYAAYALARIRFFGRGAYGIVLLITQMFPHILLVLPLFIIIQRLGLFNTHAALIIAYTAFSLPFTIWMLRGFFEAIPQELEEAAAIDGASLLTTFHKVILPLAGPGLAAVTMFGFIRGWNEFLFALVFLQGHDLFTLPIGLASFQEEYTFRWDLILAGSGIITLPVLFFFLLMQRFIVQGLLGGAVKG, encoded by the coding sequence ATGAAGATCGCGAGCCTCGACAGATATCGCCTGTCGTTCACCCTCCTCGTTGTTTATTGCCTGCTCGCGGCGGCGGCGATCGTGATCCTCTTCCCGATCTTCTGGATGGCGTCGTCATCGCTGAAGCCGGCGCCCGAACTGTTCGCGCGCAATCTCACCATGCTTCCGATCGCATGGACGCTCGAGAATTATCTCAACGTCTGGCAGGGAACGGACTTCCCGAAATATTTCTGGAACAGCTTCAAGGTCGCGTCGATATCGACCGCGATGACCGTGTTCGTCTCTGTCTATGCGGCCTACGCCCTTGCCAGGATTCGCTTCTTCGGCCGCGGCGCTTACGGAATCGTTCTGCTGATCACGCAGATGTTCCCGCATATTCTGCTTGTGCTGCCGCTGTTCATCATCATTCAGCGGCTCGGACTCTTCAACACGCACGCCGCGCTCATTATCGCGTACACGGCGTTCTCTCTGCCCTTCACCATATGGATGCTGCGCGGCTTTTTCGAAGCCATCCCGCAGGAACTTGAAGAGGCGGCGGCGATTGATGGCGCGTCACTTCTCACGACCTTCCACAAAGTGATCCTGCCGCTTGCCGGACCAGGCCTCGCTGCGGTGACGATGTTCGGCTTCATCCGCGGCTGGAATGAATTTCTCTTCGCATTGGTCTTCCTCCAGGGTCATGACCTGTTCACGCTGCCAATCGGGCTCGCGAGCTTCCAGGAGGAATACACCTTCCGCTGGGACCTTATCCTCGCAGGGTCAGGAATCATCACGCTTCCAGTACTTTTCTTCTTCCTGCTGATGCAGCGTTTCATCGTGCAGGGTTTGCTGGGCGGCGCAGTCAAGGGATAG
- a CDS encoding sugar phosphate isomerase/epimerase family protein produces the protein MKFGASSWPFQWDPPYEDAIRRIAGLGFKAIELIAWNKDYLNDYYTKSKIADLRAALKSEGIALSQFVSTPHDLSHPDKAKRDAAVEHWKRTVEVGVELGAPLINMVSTHAFAMRDSQEIPRITTKPLVQVYSAKAPSGMDWNKNYEDYVVALRACAKACEDAGVVMTVEPHPARYLANTDGALRLLEHVGSKAMGINFDPSHTFPVGDFPNISVYRLGKHIKHLHVSDNDGVTNVHWRPGMGKIDWLAMFAALKEVGYDGVVSIELEDVPGVSRGPNSTAPGVYRHPTATEEFVAETVAGMNYLKDICKKLDIKVE, from the coding sequence ATGAAATTTGGCGCTTCATCCTGGCCGTTCCAGTGGGATCCACCCTATGAGGACGCGATCCGCCGCATCGCGGGCCTTGGCTTCAAGGCGATCGAATTGATCGCGTGGAACAAGGACTATCTCAACGACTACTACACCAAGTCCAAGATCGCCGACCTCAGGGCGGCGCTCAAATCCGAAGGGATCGCCCTTTCGCAGTTCGTCTCGACGCCGCATGACCTGTCGCATCCGGACAAGGCCAAGCGCGACGCCGCGGTCGAACACTGGAAGCGAACCGTCGAGGTCGGCGTCGAACTGGGGGCGCCGCTGATCAACATGGTGAGCACGCATGCATTCGCCATGCGCGACTCCCAGGAAATTCCGCGCATCACGACGAAGCCGCTGGTGCAGGTCTATTCGGCCAAAGCTCCCTCGGGAATGGACTGGAACAAGAACTACGAGGACTATGTCGTCGCGCTGCGCGCCTGCGCGAAGGCGTGCGAAGACGCCGGCGTCGTCATGACAGTGGAACCGCATCCGGCGCGCTATCTCGCCAACACCGACGGCGCCTTGCGTCTGCTCGAACATGTCGGCTCGAAAGCCATGGGCATCAATTTCGATCCCAGCCACACTTTCCCGGTCGGAGATTTCCCGAATATCTCGGTCTATCGCCTCGGCAAACACATCAAGCACCTGCATGTCTCGGACAATGACGGCGTCACGAACGTTCACTGGCGGCCGGGCATGGGCAAGATCGACTGGCTCGCCATGTTCGCGGCGCTGAAAGAAGTCGGATATGACGGCGTCGTCTCAATCGAACTCGAAGACGTTCCCGGCGTTTCGCGCGGACCGAACTCGACCGCGCCCGGCGTCTATCGCCATCCGACGGCGACCGAGGAATTCGTCGCCGAAACCGTCGCGGGCATGAATTACCTCAAGGACATCTGCAAGAAGCTCGACATCAAAGTCGAGTGA
- a CDS encoding lactonase family protein, whose product MTGEPLVYVGGYSEPILFGTGQVLQGKGKGLYHFRLDARNGALKRDGLTENVRNPSYLAFDPKRRFLYCVNEFKEYEGQASGAVSAFRIDPDSGALTYLNTKASRGADPCHLIVDATGKFALIANFASGSVCVLPILPDGSLGDAVEFIQHEGSSIDPKRQAGPHAHAVEIDKANRFVFVPDLGLDQIVIYAFDASTGKLTLNANQPFVAMAPGAGPRQLAFHPGGRLAYLINELNSTMTAYSYDAERGALTELQTLPTLPAGFQGHSTCAEVQVAPNGKFLYGSNRGHDSIAIYALSKDGRMNVVGHESTRGRIPRNFDISPDGRFLAAANQDTGDIVMFRIDNESGRLTATGDVVEAGTPVCVRFMS is encoded by the coding sequence GTGACTGGCGAACCTCTTGTTTATGTTGGCGGCTACAGCGAGCCGATCCTTTTCGGCACCGGCCAGGTCCTGCAGGGCAAAGGCAAAGGCCTCTATCATTTCCGTCTCGACGCCCGAAATGGCGCGTTGAAGCGCGACGGGCTCACCGAAAACGTCAGAAATCCCTCCTATCTCGCCTTCGATCCGAAACGGAGGTTTCTCTACTGCGTCAACGAATTCAAGGAATATGAGGGGCAAGCGAGCGGCGCGGTCAGCGCCTTCCGCATCGATCCTGACAGCGGCGCGCTCACCTATCTCAACACGAAGGCGAGCCGCGGCGCCGATCCCTGTCATCTCATCGTCGACGCGACGGGCAAGTTTGCGCTGATCGCCAACTTCGCCAGCGGCAGCGTGTGCGTGTTGCCCATTCTGCCAGACGGCTCGCTCGGCGACGCGGTGGAATTCATCCAGCACGAGGGATCGAGCATCGATCCAAAAAGGCAAGCAGGTCCGCACGCGCACGCGGTCGAGATCGACAAGGCCAACCGCTTCGTCTTCGTGCCCGACCTCGGCCTCGATCAGATCGTCATTTATGCATTCGACGCCAGTACGGGGAAGCTGACGCTCAACGCCAACCAGCCCTTTGTCGCGATGGCTCCCGGAGCGGGACCGCGTCAGCTTGCGTTCCATCCCGGAGGTCGGCTCGCCTATCTCATCAACGAACTCAATTCGACGATGACCGCCTACAGCTACGACGCCGAGAGAGGCGCGCTCACGGAGTTGCAGACCCTGCCGACCTTGCCAGCGGGATTTCAGGGTCACAGCACCTGCGCCGAGGTTCAGGTCGCGCCGAACGGGAAGTTTCTCTACGGATCGAACCGCGGGCACGACAGCATCGCAATCTATGCACTCAGCAAAGACGGGCGCATGAACGTCGTTGGCCATGAGAGCACGCGAGGCCGCATTCCCCGCAATTTCGACATCTCGCCGGACGGTCGATTCCTCGCGGCGGCCAATCAGGACACCGGCGACATCGTGATGTTCCGCATCGACAACGAAAGCGGCAGGCTGACGGCGACGGGCGACGTCGTGGAAGCCGGCACGCCCGTCTGCGTGCGCTTCATGAGCTAG
- a CDS encoding LysR family transcriptional regulator: MPARPAIAASSGQMDFKQLRTFVTLAGTLHFSVAAERLRIAQPHVSRRIKQLEEDLQVTLFDRNRKNVRLTQAGEAFLPEAIKLLKQAEDARRRAMTAGQGKMGKLTIGLISAALLGPLPDILSEFHSQFPDIALNFVDNVTPSEALLRSLEEGTTDAVFVHPPARTQGEYGRATVVREPLVAVLPIYHRLANRARIDLVELADEPWVMFPREPNDKGVYDRIIALCHRAGFSPRITQEASHTLSRLGLVAAGFGVHLVHSTWDTMPFPGVAYIPVEPSDHIVVACYWRKSDRSPLLKSLVDIVKRHRAGGRGA, from the coding sequence ATGCCTGCGCGACCAGCGATTGCAGCTTCAAGCGGGCAGATGGATTTCAAGCAGCTTCGGACGTTCGTCACGCTTGCGGGCACGCTGCATTTCAGCGTGGCGGCCGAACGGCTGCGGATCGCGCAGCCGCATGTCAGCCGACGCATCAAGCAGCTCGAGGAGGATCTTCAGGTCACACTTTTCGATCGCAACAGGAAGAATGTGCGATTGACGCAGGCGGGCGAAGCGTTCCTGCCCGAGGCGATCAAACTGCTCAAACAGGCGGAAGACGCTCGACGGCGCGCCATGACGGCCGGGCAGGGAAAGATGGGCAAGCTGACGATCGGCTTGATCAGTGCGGCGTTGCTCGGTCCGCTTCCCGATATCCTGTCCGAGTTTCACAGCCAGTTTCCCGACATTGCGCTCAATTTCGTCGACAATGTCACGCCTTCCGAAGCTCTCCTGCGCAGCCTGGAAGAGGGAACGACGGATGCGGTCTTCGTGCATCCGCCGGCGCGGACGCAGGGAGAGTATGGTCGCGCAACGGTCGTGCGGGAACCGCTTGTGGCTGTGCTGCCGATTTATCATCGATTGGCCAACCGGGCTCGCATCGATCTCGTGGAGCTGGCCGACGAGCCATGGGTGATGTTTCCGCGCGAGCCCAATGACAAGGGCGTCTATGATCGCATCATCGCTCTTTGTCACCGCGCCGGCTTTTCGCCGCGTATCACGCAAGAGGCCAGCCATACGCTCAGCCGGCTTGGCCTCGTCGCCGCCGGCTTCGGCGTGCATCTGGTTCACAGCACATGGGACACGATGCCATTCCCGGGCGTCGCATATATCCCTGTCGAGCCTTCCGACCATATCGTCGTGGCTTGCTATTGGCGAAAGTCCGATCGCAGTCCGCTGCTGAAAAGCCTTGTCGATATCGTGAAGAGACATCGCGCCGGAGGCCGCGGCGCGTAA
- a CDS encoding FitA-like ribbon-helix-helix domain-containing protein, translating into MPGSLHVRNLDDGLIAKLKLRAARHGRSAESEHREILRQALANEAEPGFDDLAAELRKLTASRRQTPSEALLRESRDER; encoded by the coding sequence ATGCCCGGCAGCCTTCATGTCAGGAATCTGGACGACGGGCTTATCGCGAAACTGAAACTTCGCGCCGCCCGGCACGGGCGTTCGGCCGAATCCGAGCATCGAGAGATCCTGCGTCAGGCCTTGGCGAATGAGGCCGAACCCGGCTTCGACGATCTCGCAGCCGAGTTGCGGAAGCTGACCGCATCACGGCGGCAGACTCCTTCCGAAGCGCTGTTACGCGAAAGCCGAGATGAGCGCTGA